DNA sequence from the Poecilia reticulata strain Guanapo linkage group LG19, Guppy_female_1.0+MT, whole genome shotgun sequence genome:
GTCGTCCACTATTGCAACATTTCAGTTCAATTGTATTCTGCATCTCGTGTTATCGTTGTTGTTTGCAGACATTAAGACTCTCGGTTCTCCTCCCTTATCAGATGGACTGTTCCTTGAAGCCCAATCAGCGCACCGACATGCTGGGAAGGCAGAACAAGAGGAAGAGGGGCCCGGAGGAGAACGGCGGAGGGCCGCTCTCGGAGCCCGAGGAAGGGGCCCCGCACAGCTACTCCAGCAGCTACTTGAAGAGGAGAAGCAAGAGACGAAAGATAGAGGTAAAGGCAACAGCTCACGACGCCGGGGGGGCTTTAGCGCTCCAGTTGGCTGCGCAGGCACTTAGTCTGCTCGACGTGCAGATAATTCCTGATCAAACAACCGTGTTTATAGTTTTGCAGTGCTAATGACCTGTATATCCTGCTATTCAAAGTGAGCCAGTAAAACTGGTTCACTGTCACGCTGTTGAGCAACACTTTTTGACTCCGGTGTTTCATGGAGTCCCGAAAACTATGCAGCGTGTTGTCAAAGTTAAATCCACTGTGAAATTTTCTACATTAAATCGTATCTCGCCACAACCCTCTCGTGTCGTTTGTCTTTTAGGGTTCGCATTTGGAGACGGGCTACATTGTAAGTGTTTCCTGATATTGCAGTCACAGTTATTAATATCTTTTTCACGTAAATGTTGACATagatgcttattttttattttcttatttttctcgCCCTTCTTTCAGTGCGACACAGAGAGCGACACTGGAgataaggtgtgtgtgtgaccttaATGTCTGAcgaaatatctttgtttttcttcagattagGTGATTAGTAATGTTAGTCATAGGaggtttttgctgtttttttttcctgattggTAGAATAATTTGCCTGAAAATAGATTGATGATTTGTGTCccttccttatttatttatctcttaCTTTTTGCTTGTGCAGGCCTCCGACAATGAAATGGATCCAGTGTTCACAGTCAGCACcagaaaaggtttgaaaacTCTTCAATTTTCACTTTAATGAAGAGAGCACAAGGAAAGACACACGCTCAGCACACGCTTCATTTTAGCTACAGTTGTGTAAAATATGAAGCGGTTCCTTCCTTCTCATGGTAGCATCTCAGAAGAATCGGCAGTGTCACTGTGCAGATTCGTCTTGCACCAGAATAACTGGTAAATATAAATAGCGTTGAACTGAGAAAAGTTGCTGTGGTGTCTTccttgaagtttttatttttttttctctctttttttttttattcaccatgAGTTTATCAGATACAGCTTCCTCTTTATGATAAAGGTGAAGTCAGCTTTACTCTCTGCTCTCGTGTCGATGAAAAACGTGCCgttctgtctgttttctgaGAGGCAACAAAGCTTGCTGCAGATTTTTCCCAGACGGAGCAGAGTGTGTTCTGCCATCCCGGATCTTTTCCTCTCCGTAGCGTCGCGGCGCTCTGGCTGTGAACGCAGGATTTAACAGCATGTAGCGGAGTTCCTCAGGGTCTGGAAAGGctagaatttaaattaaaatttccaGTCTGGAAACGTTTGTGGAAAGAGCTGTtgtatttccagattttttatCTGTCCAGCCATGCATCTTTCATTCTATCCTTCTgtcctttcttttgtttttttccccatccttcttccctttttttcaaTCCTTCCTTCCTGACCTATCTTTCTCTggtttttattctccttttgtcttattttccttcccttcttttttccttattttccaTTACTTCTGcctttttctaccttttttcttatttttgactttattctaatTTCAACTTTTACCTCCTTTCCTTCATTCTTTCCTTCtcatagtttcttttttccattctACTTCCTTTCCTTAATTATGTATTTGTAATTCCTTCCTCTTACCCAGTTcttactttttccttttcctctctttgtACTTTCTTTCTCCCCACCATCCATGCTCTTCTGTTTCATCCTTCTTTCCCTTCCATTCTTTTACTACCCTAGTGTCCAGCACTTTTCTTTCAtcagtctttcttttttcctgtcatttggTCTTGGCCTCTTTTGCAATTTCTATTTCAATCACTCCAtcctccttttattttttctttctgtcttctttcctttttttgtctgCCCTTCTGCACTTATGTTCCCTTCTATATCTTTCTCACTTTCTCTATGAATTTACATTGAATTGTTgtctttttactttaaaaatggtcCAGACCTGGGATGAGAAGTCTGTTGAATCTGAGTCTGGAACATTAATGGATTTCGGACATGAAAATGTGTGGAAACTTTGTTGCAGTTCTTTTGGTGAGAGCTCATCATCTAGTCTTAAGGATGATCTTTATCGGCTTATGCAGGCTCGGATAGTTCCTCGTAATTGTTATCATTAGACGTTTTAAGTTTCAGAGAACCAGAATGATGTATAACAAGTTAGTTGTGTTATTTCCTTGTCGGCTGGTAGTACAGCAGAGGAGGAAATGTCAGGCCTCTCAAATTTCAGGAATATTTTCTTGTAGATCTGAAAAACTTCCGCTCGCATTCATGCCTGTTCATCGTCTGTTTCTCTCAGCCGTGGATCCGTCCCCTTCGAACCTGGCCACGGCGGGCAAAAGCTGCCCGCCTCTGTCGGCACGCTGCGGCGGCATCTCGCGGCTAATGGTGACCCCGCGAGTGTCCGGCCTGGAGCGAAGTCAGGAGACGAGCCTGGAGCCGCACTTCCCGGAGCCGTTTTCTTCTTCTACCTCTCCTGGTCTCATTTGCATGTCTTCCCCTGTCACCGCCTCCGTCGCCGTCCCTCGGCCCAGCCCGGTCAACGGGAACGGCACTCGCCACAACGGGAGCCCGCCCCTTTCCAAGCCCAAGCCGTATGGTTTGCCTCCTCGGTCTCAGTCCATCTACAACAGGTCGGCTTGTCGCAGGTGCCGTCATGGTTGAACGTCATCGCTGCTGCTCCCTGGTTCCCTTCAGTGCCtgattttcttgtttctctCAGCAGCAGCGCTCCAGTCAAAACTCCATCGTCTGCGTCGTCTGTCGCCACTTCCTCGGCCTCCATGCGCCCTCCGACTCCTTCCACAAGCGTGTCTCTGCCCTACAGTCGGGGCTCGGGCTCCTCGGGGCCTCTCCGACCCCCGTCCCGAGCCAGCTCCGGGGCCTTGTTCACGTCTTCGCCCGGCCTGCCTCCACCGCCGCCTTTGCTTCCTCCCGCTCACTCAGCGGCTTCAGGTAAACTCAAGGGATCTGCCACAGTTGGCTATTGGTTGGTTagcttagtttctttttttattttttcaaggtAACAAAATGACTgcaatgttacaaaaataaaccaaaatgtaGACACTTCCTCTGAGGGTTGTCTGGGTTCGTCCACGGTGTTGGGGAAGTAGCACGTCTGTGAAGTGAGAACTGATCATATTAGCGCAGCAAGTATTGCATTTTCTTGATGAAAAGCAGAAGACTTTCTGTTGTCTTCACTCTGAGGAGTGGAAATTAAAAATTTCTTTAAACAGAAACTAATccaagataaaaagaaaaaagatgctcAGATCAGATTCAGTCAGATTTGGCTAATTTCCTTCATCTCCAGGAGCTTCGTTCTGCAAGTGCAGGTTTGAGCtaattcagaaaacattttttaaagacaattggtaaaaatgattgtttcttcatattttgaaaGGGGGCAACAAGACTAGTGCCAGAAGCTGATGTTAATAAAACATTGCCTGGtttaaggaaaaatattttttcaaaactttaagaCCGAGATTTGATATCAGTCTGAAAAGAATCAGAGCATCAGTAAGTGGCACTGTTGTTAGTGTAATCTGGCAAAACACTATtacaatcaaaataatttttttgcgTTTagaagaattacattttttgtaagtCATGTAAAAGTCTCAAGTAGTCGCCTTGCAGTCATCCTGCAGCAAGCGGGGCAGATTTAGCTCTGGCTTTCATTCTCCATCCATTTGGAGAATAAAAGCCAGAAACTTTGCCGTCGTCTCTCGTCAGACAACTATAGATGGCAGAAACAGCGTGGTGGTAAATCTTTGTGGTTTTATCTCTTTAAAACTGTGGTATACGTTAATCCAACTTGGCTCATGCCTTGTCACAAGTGATGCAACTTCCCATTTTCACTTCCTTTCTACTTcttatttaaccaaaaaaaatatttaaaaaatgttcactttagtttaatCTCCATATCTTGGGATGCTCTTAAGAAATGTCGGTTTCTGTCAGCTGCTTTTCTCCAGCAAAGTGACGCCACACTACCGTGCAGTTCCTCTTCAGCTCCTAATGgcgcctgcagcagcagcagcagcagcttgttggcATTACCGCCCCCAAGAGGTCGGTTGTAGAAACTGAACACTCTTCCTTTCAATTAAAACTCGGCAGTctgttttattaacattttccactactttttaaatttgcttgCCTTAGGAAAGAGGCAGATGCAAATTTCCAACCATGGTAAcgcctcaaaaaaaaaaaaaaaagaaattcctggtgtttatttgtttctgtttccatcatATTATTAATTAGATAGCCAAACTGTTCCAGGTTTTATTTCCACGTGTCGACTCAAGCCATAAATCTCGATTCCCTCCAGAGCGCGAGGGCAGACGCAGCGTGCCGGGGGCCGAGAACAACTCCACGGCGGCAGCGGGCCGCAGCACCCCCGGTGGTCCGTCGGCGCCGAACTCCTCGTCGAGCTCGTCGGGCAGGACGTCCCAGAACCAGACGAGCGTGCCGCCGCTGGCTTTCCAGTTCCATCAGCACAACCACCAGCACCAGCACACGCACACCCACCAACACTTCACGCCCTTCCTGCACCCCTCGGCCACAGCGCCGCCACTGGTGAGCCGGCCTCTGCTGCTTCTCCGAACATCTGTGTTGTGATTTCCAGCGTGCCTGGAATGTTGACTGTTCTCAGTTTGAGAGGGTTTTTCAAGCCACGcgattgttttctgtttttcagtttgagaaGTTTCCAAGCAAAATGGACGGACTGTACCGACACCCCGTAAGTGTCTTTTAACAATCCTGCTGATTGCGTAACTAGTGATAACTCTAAAGTTTCGGAACGAGTTGTGCCCGGTTTATAAACTGCGTAGTGTTTCGGACGGTTTCCTCAGGCCTTTGTTGATCGCTTACTTGGATATCTTTGTGTGTCAGTTCTTCCCACAGTACCCGCCACCCTCGGTTTCGAGTATTCCGCCTGTTATTCCTCCTGCCGGGCCCTTCGGCTCTTTGCAGGGAGCATTTCAGCCAAAGGTAAGGCAGAACGCTGCCCGCGTCTCCGCCGGTCTGTCTCATACATCTTATATTGCTCTGCTTTAATGAGGGTTTGCTGGAGTGTCTTGTTTATTTGATCTCCCACACCGAGGGAGCTGATAATGAAATGTAGAAGCCTGTCTGATAACATTTTAGagtaaaacaataataatttgatgAGTTCTGATTATGCTGCTCAAGTTCTGCTGGTCAAATGCATCATAATTGCTAGATTTGCATTCATTTAGCAGGGCTGGTGGATCATTGGGGTGTGGctcatgtgtgtgtgctgtgtttgACAGCCTCTTGTCCCTCAGGGAACGGCTCCTGATTTAACGGCACGACTCGGGGTTGTGTCTCACCACCTGCAGACCAAAGATCACAGGGTAAGGACAAAGAGCCGACAGCAGCTCCcgactgaaatgtaaaatactgACATGCAAAGCTAATTGGGCCAGGATGTGCCGTAACGCGAGTCAGGGCAGCAACTGGtgcaaaatgtcattttctaaGTGACGTCAGTTGATTAAAGGTGATTTTTGGTCTTCTGTTCTCTCGTAGCTAACTGATCCATTTGGGACGTCACTGAAAATCAGTAATGTAAGcaaacaaaaggtttttgaaTCTATTGGTTCTTCTGAAGGTGCAGtcgagattttttttaaaagtgaggTTCTGTTGAAAGGTGCAAGGAGTTGGACTTAAAGCAACTCGACTAAGAAATGACAGCTTATGCAAACGCTCTATTacgtgcttttttttctttaccttgtTTATTGATCCAGGACACTTTTACTTCAACATTTAATGCCAATCGTCAGCCCACTATACTACTGTAactttacatttacatattttgccgTTTCATATTTGTACGATTGAGAATTTTCCTCAATAAATTTGTACTTTCCTATTTCTGTCGAGCTaaaaaaattttcacattttgtaaaacaattttttttttacaaaatgtgaaaataagttttattaatAACAGCAGCATCTGTGTAATATTTCTAGATTAATATTCGTATATTGTGTCATTCTTCAGCGATTTCCAAACTCATTAAGCTCCACAGACGAGTAAAGGTTtaaaccaaagtaaataaatttaaaataaattcagaattaCAATTAGTTTTCCTCCTATCTGCGTACGTCTGCCCATGTTTAAACTTCAAGTAATCTGCCAAATCTAAGAAAATTTAGTTGGATGTTGCTAATTCAAGCAGCCTGTTCCGGACAACCAGAGCTActtaacctttgacctcagtAAATGAGTCATTAGGGCTGCGCTATATTAGGACATTGCATTGGGAGGTTATTGCCTCAAACACTCTCTGACCGGAAGCATTTTGGGATCTATCATCTGTGTGAGCTGGAATGCATAACGTCTTTAAATAATGCATAATAAAGAAGTCCTTTGAAGCGTTGTTAATGTACACAGATTTTATGATGAGGATATATTGTCCATAtgaagttaattattttaaaagaccCTACAGTTCACGTTAGTTTTTTGCACGAGCAAAAATGCCATTTtcatccaaaaataaaagcggcatatttcaatgtaaaaatCATGTTGTGTTTCGGGTTTTCTGTCGACGATTTCAGGATGTGTAATGGGTCTTTACTTGGCCTGTGGTGCAGAAAATCTTCAGTACTGCTTCACAACATTGCTTTGTTTGCGCCGGGCTGGTATCTGCAAATATGATGATTATTTACGCAGGAAATTGAGGTAGGAGGTTGCACACCACAAATAATGTTCCTGCGTGAGAGCGTTGATCATGCGAAGCGTTTTGGTCAGACAGGCTACCGAGTTTGAATAATAAGTCGTGTAAAAATCAGTAAATTAATGTTAACCACTGCTTTATAGTTGCTCAGAAAGCGTAATGTTATTGTGTTAGGATAACCTTGAGTAAAATTACTCCAGTATATATCCATTaccgcatttttttttttacatttatgtataatatttgaatatattatGACACACAAACTGAGATAACAAAGGCAAAGGTGTTTCTTCGTCAGAAATCACTCAGCTGTTTTACGAAACGAGTAGCGTGAAGCATATCTGTTCCAAACATCTGGAGAGAACTCTGGTCACTCCAGACTTTTCTGTAACATCAGACGAGAACGACATTAGTGATGCACTGCCTCCTGCCCCAAACTCCCCCTTTTAAACAATTATTGCCCTAAGTGAACGCGGTAGTGATTTAGAGGTTCATAAAACGGCGTTTGcataagctgttttttttttttagattagagTTGTTTAAGACTGTAGAAGTCTGGGACCAACTTATCTGGATTTCTTCTCAATTTAAACGCCAGGAAGTATCTGCTGCACGGAAGATGTCGACTTTCTGCAATCTTTAAACAGAATCtcagttttaaaaatcctgGACTGTCCCTTTAAGTCTTGATACTTCTTTCACTTTACACTACTGTCACATCCACTATTGACTTCTGCGGGTCTTTTCTGTCCTTGTGCACCAATTCCCAAGTATTTCAGACCCAGAAATTGTGAACTATATgtaactttttctttcattccaactgtgtgttttttccattctgctgtgtgtgtgtgtgtgtgtgtagttgtatatatgtgtgtgtgaatatacCAAAACCTAAACTGGTCCGTAGTGAGTAGCCTTATCTCCAGCTGTAAAGTCAGGCGCTGTGTTGAGTTATTTCTGAACTGCATGAAGAATGGCTGACTTGGTGTAAAAGCTCTAAAACTGCACATTCAATATTCATGGGATAACGGAGCAAAGCCGTTTGATTTTTGTGCTTTGCAGAAACCAGGAAAATGGTGCGCTATGCATGTTCATGTGGCCTGGATGATTCTAAGCCATCAGAGAAaagtgaaggtaaaaaaaaaaaagctttgaacaATATCAGCATATTTTGATTACGCACTGAgatggtaaaatgtttttctgtgggCTTGTGACAAATGAACTGTTcaaatctgatctttttttccttttcttttaaagctgaTGCAGGCCGATCCTCACAAGTTGGACTTCCGAAGTGACCTGCTGTCCCGGTTTTCTGGAGCTGTGGGCCTGGGAGGAGCCTTGCCTCCGACTCATGATTTGACTAGACCTCCGAGTCTTTTCCCAGCTGCAGGTACTGCAGGCTGAAGTAATCCTAAAAGGGACAATTGCAACCGTCTCCCTACGTGATTTTACTGATTATTAAACAGATTTTGGCATCCGATAAAGATAGGGAGTAGTAAATGTTAACCCAGTAATGGAGTTTTAATAGCAACAAGCTAAATAATtatcttcatattttatttaatgtggtCATTTTTGGCTGAAACTAGAACTAAAATTTGATGATttgacaaaatatcaaaaaatccTTTCTCATAGCTCTATAACTGCAAGGCCATTTTTGACTTTGTATTCTTTACATGGCAACATTGTTATTATTTCCTTACTTTAACTGCATAGTGTTTAATTTTTGCGTATGTGTTTCACCTTTACGCCTCttgtaaatgtactttttgtgtGAAGTCATTTGATGCGGTTCGATTCGCTCTCtgacaggttttgttttctttcttctttccctcCCTCAGGCACAGTCAATCCCTCATCGGCACCTTTCATCTCCCCATCAGCGCCgccttcctccttccttccaCCGGCTGCACACTTGggtattttaattcaacttgaAATACTGACGTTGTCCAGCAGAAAGTTTGTGCCCACCTGTTCTGAGGGTTGTCCTGTGCTTTAGATCCTTATGGTCGAACACCTCCGTTTGCTCCACTGGGAGCCCTTGGTTCTGGTGCCTTTGGAGGACTTGGCAGCCCAGCACTGGGTCAGTTTTGCAGTTTCAGCACACTTTTAAACAGAAACCTGGAAGGACGGGTTAagattttctaaatttcttatttttttctgcaatctACATGTCAAAAGTGGGCGATCTAAACTAGAGAACGACGTTCTGTAGGAACTACACATAGTAGTCGCCCAGGAAGGCGTTTATACGGAGAAGGCACTGTTTGAGTAAACCAAGGCTtttcttaataataaaaaaatgtactcaTTGGCGTTTATCTGAAACttggaaatgtttcagtttcatgtCTGAACAATCTTCAAGTTTCTacctttaatttgtttattttaccactaaaatctgaattGGATGCACTTGGAAATCCGTAGAAGTCCTTTCAGTTTTATGACTTGTTGTCTCCTGTGGATGTTAATCATAAACAATGTTGAAGGTAGGTACATTTCGAATGTGCTGTGAGATAATGAGCTGACCAGGCGTTTGAAATGTCAGAATTTCTGAACCGAGACTCTTTCAAAAGCTTCAAAGTGGTCATTCGTATTCTCTGGATTTTTACTGAATGAaggtgaggggaaaaaataggtATTTAttgaatgtaaaacataaactgcTTGAGCATTTGATCCTCACTTCAGAAATCCCAAACTATCCTGTTAAGCAAGAAGCAAGCACAACAACAATGGGCCTGAGCAAATTTGTCTAAATAGATGTCTAACGTTGGACCGCCCAGCTTCACCGTCCACTTTGAGGCTCTGTGTTGCTTAGATATAATCCTTTCCTCTCACATGCACAAACAGGAGCGTACAAAAACTCAACTAAAATTCAACTGAAACTCGTTCAGCGTGATCCAATCAAAAGAGCATCtgttaaatgtaatatttccaGGGTTCTTCAAATATCTAGAACATGATGTTTCCAGACTTGAGTTTCTATTCAATGAGATATCAATCAGAAACAGTCCATATAATACAGGTAATCCAGGTGCACAGAGAGACGCCATTGATAACCCTGCCAATTgtgttgtgttattttatgatttgtgaaaacattcagaaaatttaagggaaacaaaaggaaagccATTATGTTTCCAAATGTCATGaatggttttttaaaaaattatatttaagcGTAGAAAATACttgctttttctgattttgtagGGACTCTGTATTTTTACCCTCATCAACATATAGTCGTAAAATGAATTTGAGGTCTTCTGGACAATTTGAATGAAACAAATAGTTTCCTTGTAGTTGCATGATTAACTCAAGTTAGACATCAATAATGTgcacagaataataaaaatacagagaTTAGTGGCTCATTTATAAGccatgggttttttttgtatagatttacagttttttatttctcttctagAACTAGAATGTGTTCGAAATATTTCTTTCCTGGGTTCCTTAAGGTCAAAGCCAACAAATTGTTTACATTAGGAACTAATATTGGGGTATTGAGCACAAAAATGAATTCAGTTTGTCATGTGTTCACTTCATGATTATAATAGTTACTGAAGGAAACAGTTTCTGATGTCCAGCTAAGGCTGCACAATGTTTGACTGGAGTAGGAATATCCTTTATTGCCCCACAGTGGGGAAGTttctgtgcaacagcagcaaagtgaccaAATAGACTCACAAAAAGacagaatataaaaacaaaaatactgtacAGTAAATACTGTAGTGGGCAAACTTTCAGCATGAATACCAggtagttataaaaaaaatactccagtCCAGAGGAATGTGCGttggttgatttaaaaaaaaaaaaaaaaaaaaagatctacaAAATGTGCATATCTCTTTCAGCATTAAAAGACAGACCATTTACAATTAGTGacgatttataaaaaaaataaataaaaaaaaacctgtgcaACTTTGTTGGGAAACTTTGTGATCATAGAAGCGAAGATATCTGTTGCAAACAACAAGCATTTCTTTCCCTCCTCTGTTTCCCTGCTGTCATTTCAACACGccaataaatttattttgtaacgaTCAGAGATGTTGATGCGGATTTTCAGATTGCCGCTTTTTGCAAAGCTCTGACCTTCGATGCAGTTCACGTCTACTTCAGGAGTTACAGATGAGACATTTTACACATCCCAGATTATTTACTACTAAATATCTTGCTACAAATGTTTGTAGTAAGATAAAAGTTAAGAGATTGAGGTATTTGAAccaaaaaaggataaaacaatTTAACGTCCCTCTGCTGACAGTAACCATGTCTCTTTATATGAAATACCTCAGAGGTATTGAAGATGGTACCTTCTTCCCCAAGTAACCGCATCCACACCTAAGATTGTTGTCCATATGATTTGATGGTGCTTAAGTTCAATCTATCAGCAGGGGTGGGTGGAGCTGAGTCTCTTTGCTGGTTCAAAAAGTGCAAATGCCTGGAATTTGATACAAAATGTCAcccaaaatgttcttttcaacAATGTTGTGccttaataaaagaaaatctgttgattGATGGGGTGCTATGGAGATGAAAACACAGCCTAAAGAAGTTTTAAGTGCAGTTTCAAAGATTGATAGCTTGATCTCCCAATGAAGAACATTATAAAatagaattgttttatttgacttcTACTattgaaggttttgtttttatgggatTGTGTTATTGCTGGAGTTAACAGAATGTCAGACACTAGTgttcataaaaatgtcaaatatttacaaatatgtcTGAACATGCAGAGTACATTCTGCTTCAGTGAGCAAAAGAAATCGATTAAGAGATGCTTGATGGAAATCAGGCTAATTTGATCCCTTCAGTTTTGTCATCTGAGGAAACTGAAGTCTACAAAACCCTCATTTAACCGTCCGTCGTTGGTTCCTCATTCTGTTGAGAAATGTCAGCAGTTTGAAATATGGGTTGACTCCTGGCTGCCGTTGTTTAAAATCACACCAGCGCATCACGAATAATTTGATCCCTTTCGGTAAAAATGCGGCTAACATGCGGCGTATGTTGTGTTTTGCGTTCTCCCGCTCCTTGTCTTAAATCTACCTGCAGTTTGTGATCCGTGCTTCTCTCCCCTCTTAATGTTCTTCTCTCCTGTCTCATAGCACAGCTACAGCTCAGCTGTCACAGCGACATGCTGTGAATGGCTGTGCTGGGGTTTGTCATTGATATACAAGCAAAAGGTTGTATGCATTAATTTCAGTAGCTGCCAGTTGTGGGTGCAGTCCAAACGCCAGTGCACCGACAGGGGTATACACGTTTATGGCAAAATGGGAAGACAAATGTGGTGTGTTGGGAAGCGTTCCCAACGTTTAGTTGTGTTTAATCAACTAGACTGAACTGGGTTAGGTAATAGAAGTACCCAGTACTAAACTGCAACGTTGCacagttgcaaaaaaaacaacaaaaatattatttagcaaggacaaacttattttcatatgcaagtttttgttttcttgcagtagaagtttttttttgcaaatgttgcTAAATCGTTGCACACAAGTTTAGAGGCGACATTGTGATCTCTGTGTGCTTTTCCCCCTGTTACTAATTATTTTATCTGTATCGTATTAGATGCTAACAATAAATTGATGGGAATTGTATTTTTGGTCACACACGCGGTAGTGTGTGTGACGATGGCACCAGTAAACgagtgtgtttatttattcccTCTGTGTCAGCAAATTTTCTGCGACGTTTAATGATTTAGCTGGTTCAGCTGCTTGTTTTCTAACTATAAAATATCTTTGCCACCTGTAGCCGGCTCTGTGTTTAGCCCTAAAGAGCCTCCACCGGGCGCGGTCGGGGGCTTGCCCACCTCCAACCATCACATCGAGACATGGAACCGTCTACATGGTGGTCCGTCTGTGTTTTCTGGAGGTCCCTGGATTAAAGAAATGGACAAAAGGGATGAGAGAGATCGAGGGAAAGACATGGAGAGGAGAGACATCCCACACATCAAGGATGAGAAGGACAGGTATTACCGACTTTTATGTTTACAGCAGTAGATGTCATAAATTTGCACATCTTGCAAGTTACAACTAcaaatttcaatttgttttcttaCGATGTATATTGCATCCCAATAAAATTA
Encoded proteins:
- the fbrs gene encoding autism susceptibility gene 2 protein isoform X1, with protein sequence MEGPSRSAGMRKSRRSRSQRDRELRRRRRVNLAEERATSLSSGSDREGRGTNNVLAPGGRERRPVFGRHRPPRRRKRESVSCEEDIIDGFAIASFISLEALEMDCSLKPNQRTDMLGRQNKRKRGPEENGGGPLSEPEEGAPHSYSSSYLKRRSKRRKIEGSHLETGYICDTESDTGDKASDNEMDPVFTVSTRKAVDPSPSNLATAGKSCPPLSARCGGISRLMVTPRVSGLERSQETSLEPHFPEPFSSSTSPGLICMSSPVTASVAVPRPSPVNGNGTRHNGSPPLSKPKPYGLPPRSQSIYNRSACRSSAPVKTPSSASSVATSSASMRPPTPSTSVSLPYSRGSGSSGPLRPPSRASSGALFTSSPGLPPPPPLLPPAHSAASEREGRRSVPGAENNSTAAAGRSTPGGPSAPNSSSSSSGRTSQNQTSVPPLAFQFHQHNHQHQHTHTHQHFTPFLHPSATAPPLFEKFPSKMDGLYRHPFFPQYPPPSVSSIPPVIPPAGPFGSLQGAFQPKPLVPQGTAPDLTARLGVVSHHLQTKDHRLTDPFGTSLKISNKPGKWCAMHVHVAWMILSHQRKVKLMQADPHKLDFRSDLLSRFSGAVGLGGALPPTHDLTRPPSLFPAAGTVNPSSAPFISPSAPPSSFLPPAAHLDPYGRTPPFAPLGALGSGAFGGLGSPALAGSVFSPKEPPPGAVGGLPTSNHHIETWNRLHGGPSVFSGGPWIKEMDKRDERDRGKDMERRDIPHIKDEKDRDSLLYCRQPVRMSPVGPPFKPRSSTPVNHINGHSSALGGGGGPIEDLTRSLNRDRDRERDRDGDKRPLPMMSSRAAPLGSSSLVADRDRPRSSSSSVLNTPPPSLRSIPSPLDLYPRSQAQAAHNLHNDHSQRDGSLPASSAASSSISSLSHVKKSDRTTTPVSKPSLSLPTVKVKEERKEEPEHIPITHPPPAPSHTFDRPNSHPHHHSSGTPSSCSLSLTPTPGVPLPPPTPNPPPHQPVMDRSRQFEAILGSTAGLLVGSAGERFPHGPPPGQPQGPHSFTWDPWREIMAHQPHPHRREALALRSDPHLALRHDPHLVRLLQHQRHMVEAERAAVAAAAAAAAPPHPPTSTSGIRPEFGLIPFDRPPQLGPPGGGLLDEEQRAQILREDFERARYFAMHPHLPHGSHLSSPSHAAAAAAAAHLEQLHPGLLPHSLPSGASAASQHHPSLYSRLGPINPHHMSNGILAKDLVGALSVGAPPPLIPSIASRSATPPRTSRLRGPSELALYSTHKDGESR
- the fbrs gene encoding autism susceptibility gene 2 protein isoform X2, which encodes MEGPSRSAGMRKSRRSRSQRDRELRRRRRVNLAEERATSLSSGSDREGRGTNNVLAPGGRERRPVFGRHRPPRRRKRESVSCEEDIIDGFAIASFISLEALEMDCSLKPNQRTDMLGRQNKRKRGPEENGGGPLSEPEEGAPHSYSSSYLKRRSKRRKIEGSHLETGYICDTESDTGDKASDNEMDPVFTVSTRKAVDPSPSNLATAGKSCPPLSARCGGISRLMVTPRVSGLERSQETSLEPHFPEPFSSSTSPGLICMSSPVTASVAVPRPSPVNGNGTRHNGSPPLSKPKPYGLPPRSQSIYNSSAPVKTPSSASSVATSSASMRPPTPSTSVSLPYSRGSGSSGPLRPPSRASSGALFTSSPGLPPPPPLLPPAHSAASEREGRRSVPGAENNSTAAAGRSTPGGPSAPNSSSSSSGRTSQNQTSVPPLAFQFHQHNHQHQHTHTHQHFTPFLHPSATAPPLFEKFPSKMDGLYRHPFFPQYPPPSVSSIPPVIPPAGPFGSLQGAFQPKPLVPQGTAPDLTARLGVVSHHLQTKDHRLTDPFGTSLKISNKPGKWCAMHVHVAWMILSHQRKVKLMQADPHKLDFRSDLLSRFSGAVGLGGALPPTHDLTRPPSLFPAAGTVNPSSAPFISPSAPPSSFLPPAAHLDPYGRTPPFAPLGALGSGAFGGLGSPALAGSVFSPKEPPPGAVGGLPTSNHHIETWNRLHGGPSVFSGGPWIKEMDKRDERDRGKDMERRDIPHIKDEKDRDSLLYCRQPVRMSPVGPPFKPRSSTPVNHINGHSSALGGGGGPIEDLTRSLNRDRDRERDRDGDKRPLPMMSSRAAPLGSSSLVADRDRPRSSSSSVLNTPPPSLRSIPSPLDLYPRSQAQAAHNLHNDHSQRDGSLPASSAASSSISSLSHVKKSDRTTTPVSKPSLSLPTVKVKEERKEEPEHIPITHPPPAPSHTFDRPNSHPHHHSSGTPSSCSLSLTPTPGVPLPPPTPNPPPHQPVMDRSRQFEAILGSTAGLLVGSAGERFPHGPPPGQPQGPHSFTWDPWREIMAHQPHPHRREALALRSDPHLALRHDPHLVRLLQHQRHMVEAERAAVAAAAAAAAPPHPPTSTSGIRPEFGLIPFDRPPQLGPPGGGLLDEEQRAQILREDFERARYFAMHPHLPHGSHLSSPSHAAAAAAAAHLEQLHPGLLPHSLPSGASAASQHHPSLYSRLGPINPHHMSNGILAKDLVGALSVGAPPPLIPSIASRSATPPRTSRLRGPSELALYSTHKDGESR